The following proteins are co-located in the Chaetodon trifascialis isolate fChaTrf1 chromosome 14, fChaTrf1.hap1, whole genome shotgun sequence genome:
- the plek2 gene encoding pleckstrin-2: protein METDKKKGALREGFLVKRGHLVHNWKARWFVLMSDKLLYYKYEGGKRDSCQRGKVLLKDCEITCPFLEYENRPLVFKLHTKNGVDHFLEACSREERDDWASDITAVVDKLREAEGGKVPDQEDPAGSQLHNINLSKVLDSMYDVHSGINMSTHVEQGSTYSNCFSGSAVVDWLVFMQLALTRVEALTLASALLEEGFLRTVGLKSVEALRTAALSEQFMDDSTALYSFSDSLKKRGSVKAETSLSAVELSGKVIKRGYLLKQGHRRKNWKVRLFVLRSEPAFLHYFDPTKDDITPAGGFSLRSCLVSSLDDNGVPSGVKGNIQGNLFKIITQSDTHYFIQAPTHQEKMDWIDAIREQT from the exons atggagacagacaagaagaaggGCGCTCTCAGAGAGGGATTCCTGGTGAAAAGG GGTCATCTTGTCCACAACTGGAAGGCGCGCTGGTTTGTGTTGATGTCAGACAAGCTGCTGTATTACAAGTACGAAGGAGGCAAACGCGACTCGTGTCAGCGAGGGAAAGTCCTGCTGAAGGACTGTGAGATAACTTGTCCCTTTCTGGAGTACGAAAATCGACCG TTGGTGTTCAAGCTCCACACAAAGAATGGAGTGGATCACTTCCTGGAGGCTTGCTCCcgggaggagagagatgattGGGCGTCTGACATCACCGCGGTGGTCGACAAGCTGCGAGAGGCCGAAGGCGGGAAGGTGCCAGACCAGGAAGACCCAGCGGGATCCCAGCTGCACAACATCAACCTGAG CAAAGTGTTGGACTCCATGTATGACGTCCACAGCGGCATCAACATGAGCACCCACGTGGAGCAGGGCAGCACTTACAGCAACTGTTTCTCAG GTTCAGCGGTGGTGGACTGGCTGGTGTTCATGCAGCTGGCCCTGACCCGTGTGGAGGCCCTGACGCTGGCCTCTGCCCTGCTGGAGGAGGGTTTCCTGCGGACCGTCGGCCTGAAGAGTGTGGAGGCTCTGCGCACGGCCGCCCTCAGCGAGCAGTTCATGGACGACTCCACTGCGCTGTACAGCTTT TCTGACAGTTTGAAGAAGAGAGGCAGTGTGAAGGCAGAGACATCGCTGTCTGCAGTGGAGCTGAGTGGAAAAGTGATAAAGAGAGGATATCTACTTAAACAG GGACACAGGAGGAAGAACTGGAAGGTGCGGCTGTTCGTGCTGCGTTCAGAACCTGCTTTCCTTCACTATTTTGATCCCACCAAG GATGACATCACCCCCGCTGGCGGCTTCTCTCTGCGCAGCTGTCTGGTGTCTTCTCTGGACGACAACGGGGTTCCCTCAG GCGTGAAAGGCAACATTCAAGGCAACCTGTTTAAAATCATCACTCAGTCAGACACACATTACTTCATCCAGGCTCCGACGCACCAGGAGAAGATGGACTGGATCGATGCGATCAGAGAGCAGACATAG
- the fbln5 gene encoding fibulin-5, whose protein sequence is MLFEIRGFRFCSCARMLAALVFILLRIQPGHGQTCTEGFAYDRRARQCIDVDECRTLPDACRGDMHCVNQNGGYLCIPRSLYNQPYRPDPPALPEPVYPDSSAGFSETFLPAPGPRSVEPSYPRVRTTAQCILGYTPAEDGTCNDIDECDTNSHHCNPTQVCINTAGGYTCSCTEGYWLIGGQCQDIDECRYGYCQQLCANVPGSYSCSCNPGFILNPDSRTCQDVDECEDEPCSHGCFNTYGSFMCNCDEGFELAADGTTCIDLDECSFSEFLCQHRCVNTPGSFSCICPPGYYVYEDGRSCEDINECDTGNNTCTTAQVCFNFQGGYTCLDPLQCPSPYIDVTDNQCMCSAENPACRDKPFTILYRHMDLSSGRTVPADIFQMQATTRYPGAFYIFQIKSGNEGREFYMRQTSNVSATLVLSRPIKGPREVVLDLEMVTVNNVINFRGSSIIRLTIFVSEHPF, encoded by the exons ATGCTTTTTGAAATACGTGGCTTCAGGTTTTGCTCTTGTGCAAG GATGCTGGCAGCTCTGGTATTTATTCTGCTTCGTATCCAGCCTGGACACGGACAG ACCTGCACAGAAGGCTTCGCATATGACCGCAGGGCAAGACAGTGTATAG ATGTGGATGAGTGTCGTACCCTGCCAGATGCTTGCCGGGGAGACATGCACTGCGTGAACCAGAACGGAGGCTACCTGTGCATCCCGAGGAGCTTATACAACCAGCCGTACAGACCGGACCCCCCGGCCCTGCCCGAGCCGGTGTACCCGGACTCCTCGGCTGGATTCTCAGAAACCTTCCTCCCAGCTCCTGGTCCCAGGTCTGTGGAGCCCAGCTACCCCAGAGTGAGGACCACTGCGCAGTGCATCCTGGGATATACCCCTGCGGAGGACGGTACCTGTAATG aTATCGATGAATGTGACACGAACTCTCATCACTGTAACCCCACCCAGGTCTGCATCAACACAGCAGGTGGCTACACCTGCTCCTGCACTGAAGGATACTGGCTCATTGGTGGACAGTGCCAGG ATATTGATGAATGTCGCTATGGTTACTGCCAACAGCTGTGTGCCAACGTCCCTGGCTCTTATTCCTGCTCCTGCAACCCCGGCTTCATCCTCAACCCGGACAGCAGGACCTgtcaag ATGTGGACGAGTGTGAAGACGAGCCGTGCAGTCACGGCTGCTTCAACACCTACGGCTCCTTTATGTGCAACTGTGACGAAGGCTTCGAGCTGGCAGCCGACGGCACCACATGCATTG ACTTGGATGAGTGCAGCTTCTCTGAGTTTCTGTGTCAGCACAGATGTGTGAACACCCCCGGCTCCTTCTCCTGCATCTGTCCGCCTGGATATTATGTATACGAGGACGGCAGGAGCTGTGAAG ATATCAATGAATGTGACACTGGTAACAACACCTGTACAACAGCACAAGTATGTTTCAATTTCCAGGGAGGCTATACATGCCTGGATCCTTTACAGTGTCCCTCTCCTTACATCGATGTTACTGACAA TCAGTGTATGTGCTCGGCTGAGAACCCTGCCTGCAGGGACAAACCCTTCACTATTCTGTACCGACACATGGACTTGTCGTCGGGGCGCACTGTGCCTGCAGACATCTTCCAGATGCAGGCCACCACGCGCTACCCCGGCGCCTTCTACATCTTCCAGATAAAGTCGGGCAATGAAGGGCGAGAGTTTTACATGAGG CAAACCAGCAACGTGAGCGCCACCCTCGTCTTGTCACGGCCCATCAAGGGACCCAGGGAGGTGGTGCTGGACCTGGAGATGGTCACGGTCAACAACGTCATCAACTTCAGAGGCAGCTCCATCATACGGCTGACGATATTTGTGTCGGAGCACCCGTTCTGA
- the LOC139342532 gene encoding tandem C2 domains nuclear protein — protein sequence MVAAMECLKDCCRILMKKKGKEQETQVITLKMPPNKAAGRELNEERRGVTEDYLLSKLPPDGREVPFVLPTFKASYIQPKGSRYPSLQSGLQSSARSTYAERKAELLGTSHLPYSLESGFRQGQMAEFISPGSTRRNTLKSINSSPQSPGWTLKPGGEQRLSSSMFDLSSSQSHMQRFDSVSSVLSSTSSMIGSIESSLDSVTLSGDERELGKVNVRVSYQEALEQVWITVVQCSDLNLPSDGVEQQKIGFKGIITIPKPIQFKSSVKDYSQDVSFMETFVFALHLQQLRGSALVLRLQTHSPKKRTVAECVLSLRQLGSQETEHWLDLNPPSKSSVCHSELHLTTCFQPVNGRIQLQVLAAQNLPASSSPLTQGFFVKVEMHQLGRVVMKKKTRVLKASGRQCQWKETFHFLLAALDEACSLSVKLYSRSSVRRKQSLGQVQLGFDSPVAEAVEQWKDTMAHPEKVVSAWHRLGAT from the exons ATGG TTGCAGCCATGGAGTGCCTCAAAGACTGCTGCAGGATCTTGATGAAGAAGAAGGGGAAGGAGCAGGAGACGCAAG TGATCACACTGAAGATGCCTCCAAACAAGGCGGCAGGACGGGAGCTcaatgaagagaggaggggggtcaCAGAGGATTACCTCCTGTCCAAGCTGCCCCCGGACGGCAGAGAGGTGCCGTTTGTCCTGCCGACCTTCAAGGCCTCTTACATCCAGCCCAAAGGCTCCCGCTACCCGAGTTTACAGTCTGGACTGCAGA GTTCAGCCCGCAGCACGTATgcagagaggaaggcagagctGCTGGGCACCAGTCACCTCCCCTACAGCCTCGAGTCCGGCTTCCGTCAGGGTCAGATGGCCGAGTTCATCTCCCCCGGCTCGACCCGCCGCAACACGCTGAAGAGCATAAACTCCAGTCCCCAAAGTCCAG GTTGGACTCTGAAGCCGGGCGGCGAGCAGCGACTGAGCAGCTCCATGTTTGATCTGTCCAGCTCTCAGAGTCACATGCAG CGCTTTGACTCCGTCTCCAGCGTCCTCAGCAGCACGTCCTCCATGATAGGCTCCATTGAAAGCAGTCTGG ACTCCGTCACCCTGTCCGGGGATGAGCGCGAGCTGGGGAAGGTGAACGTCCGAGTGAGCTACCAGGAGGCTCTGGAGCAGGTGTGGATCACTGTGGTCCAG TGCTCAGACCTCAATCTTCCCTCTGATGGAGTGGAACAACAAAAGATTGGATTCAAAGGCATCATCACCATCCCCAAACCGATACAGTTCAAGAGCTCAGTCAAGGATTACAGTCAG GACGTGTCCTTCATGGAGACCTTTGTGTTTGCGCTGCATCTCCAGCAGTTGCGCGGCAGTGCGTTGGTGTTGCGGCTGCAAACGCACAGCCCCAAGAAACGCACGGTGGCCGAGTGCGTCCTCTCCCTCCGACAGCTCGGCTCTCAGGAGACGGAGCACTGGCTGGACCTCAACCCTCCGTCCAAATCCTCC GTGTGCCACTCTGAGCTGCATCTCACCACCTGCTTTCAGCCTGTCAATGGACGCATCCAGCTGCAGGTCCTCGCCGCCCAAAACCTCCCAGCATCCTCCTCACCCCTCACGCAAG GGTTTTTTGTCAAAGTGGAGATGCACCAGTTGGGGCGGgtggtgatgaagaagaagactcGCGTGCTGAAAGCCTCAGGCAGGCAGTGTCAGTGGAAGGAGACTTTTCACTTCCTCCTGGCAGCGTTGGACGAGGCCTGCTCGCTGTCAGTCAAGCTCTACAGCCGGAGCTCGGTCAGGAGGAAGCAGTCTCTCGGACAG GTCCAGCTGGGATTCGACAGCCCTGTTGCAGAAGCGGTGGAGCAGTGGAAGGACACGATGGCTCACCCGGAGAAGGTGGTGTCTGCGTGGCACAGGCTGGGCGCCACCTAA